Proteins from a genomic interval of Bombyx mori chromosome 8, ASM3026992v2:
- the LOC100500932 gene encoding inorganic phosphate co-transporter: MANAYIMRTNMSVAIVAMVNHTALTVIAEEIDTECGPVNPNKTSVVSTQDGDYAWDSSLQGYILSSFFYGYVITQIPFGILSKRFGARLFLGVGMLINSVFGLLVPVAAEAGYGWLIVVRFIQGLGEGPIVPCTHAMLAKWVPPNERSRMGAAVYAGAQFGTVISMPLSGLLSAYGFAGGWPSIFYVFGMIGTVWCLAFLFFVSEDPEQCPRIKETEKKYIVSSLWGAAGSSSPPIPWGKILTSMPFWAIMLAHIGQNYGYETLLTELPTFMRQVLHFSIKDNGFVSALPYLCMWLFSMFISVVADWMLSSGRFNHTQVRKIINSIGQYGPAAGLFIAANTGCNPAATVAILAVGVGLNGGIYSGFKVNHLDISPRFAGILMAFTNCLANLMGLLAPIVAGHIIEGRPTQAQWRKVFYIAGGVYVVCATFYNIFGSGRRQDWDNPADDEANAKKAASKKADKIERKAAKNQNHAETAH; this comes from the exons ATGGCAAACGCTTACATCATGAGGACGAACATGTCGGTCGCCATCGTTGCTATGGTCAACCACACAGCTCTTACTGTCATCGCTGAAGAGATAGACACCGAATGCGGCCCAGTCAATCCTAACAAAACCAGC gTGGTCTCAACCCAAGACGGCGACTACGCCTGGGACTCTTCATTACAAGGCTATATTTTATCGTCGTTTTTCTACGGTTATGTCATCACACAAATTCCTTTCGGGATTCTGTCGAAGAG GTTCGGAGCTCGCTTGTTCCTCGGAGTGGGTATGCTGATAAACTCGGTGTTCGGTCTGCTAGTGCCGGTCGCCGCCGAAGCTGGGTACGGATGGCTCATCGTCGTCAGGTTCATACAAGGGCTGGGAGAG GGGCCCATCGTGCCGTGCACTCACGCTATGCTAGCCAAGTGGGTGCCGCCGAATGAGAGAAGTAGAATGGGTGCTGCCGTATATGCCG GTGCTCAGTTCGGTACGGTTATATCTATGCCGCTGTCCGGTCTGCTGTCGGCGTATGGTTTCGCCGGCGGCTGGCCCTCGATCTTCTACGTGTTTGGCATGATCGGAACGGTCTGGTGCCTCGCGTTCCTGTTCTTCGTATCCGAGGACCCCGAACAGTGTCCCCGGATCAAAGAGACCGAGAAGAAGTACATCGTCAGCTCTCTTTGGGGTGCCGCCGGATCTAGC TCGCCACCCATACCCTGGGGCAAGATTCTTACTTCGATGCCGTTCTGGGCGATTATGTTGGCCCACATCGGACAGAACTACGGCTATGAGACTCTGCTCACCGAATTGCCAACATTTATGAGACAAGTTCTACACTTCTCCATCAAAGAT AACGGTTTCGTTTCGGCCTTGCCGTATCTGTGCATGTGGTTGTTCTCGATGTTCATATCTGTGGTCGCCGACTGGATGTTGTCCAGTGGACGATTCAACCACACTCAGGTCAGGAAGATTATTAACAGCATTG GTCAGTATGGTCCGGCGGCGGGCTTGTTCATCGCCGCGAACACGGGATGTAACCCGGCGGCCACCGTGGCGATATTGGCTGTGGGCGTCGGACTCAACGGTGGTATCTACTCTGGCTTCAAG GTTAACCACTTGGATATTTCGCCACGTTTCGCCGGCATTCTGATGGCGTTCACCAACTGTCTCGCCAACTTGATGGGGCTGTTGGCTCCCATCGTCGCTGGACACATCATTGAGGGCAGA CCCACTCAAGCGCAATGGAGGAAAGTGTTCTACATCGCGGGCGGAGTTTACGTTGTCTGTGCCACGTTCTACAACATCTTCGGTTCGGGCAGGAGACAGGACTGGGACAACCCCGCCGACGACGAAGCCAATGCCAAGAAGGCTGCCAGCAAGAAAGCCGATAAGATCGAGAGGAAAGCCGCCAAGAATCAAAATCACGCGGAAACAGCGCACTGA
- the LOC100500932 gene encoding inorganic phosphate co-transporter isoform X1, with protein sequence MVSKTQGARVLVWEQPGLEDQRSPRYTGGLGTRHWVTFMLFLGMANAYIMRTNMSVAIVAMVNHTALTVIAEEIDTECGPVNPNKTSVVSTQDGDYAWDSSLQGYILSSFFYGYVITQIPFGILSKRFGARLFLGVGMLINSVFGLLVPVAAEAGYGWLIVVRFIQGLGEGPIVPCTHAMLAKWVPPNERSRMGAAVYAGAQFGTVISMPLSGLLSAYGFAGGWPSIFYVFGMIGTVWCLAFLFFVSEDPEQCPRIKETEKKYIVSSLWGAAGSSSPPIPWGKILTSMPFWAIMLAHIGQNYGYETLLTELPTFMRQVLHFSIKDNGFVSALPYLCMWLFSMFISVVADWMLSSGRFNHTQVRKIINSIGQYGPAAGLFIAANTGCNPAATVAILAVGVGLNGGIYSGFKVNHLDISPRFAGILMAFTNCLANLMGLLAPIVAGHIIEGRPTQAQWRKVFYIAGGVYVVCATFYNIFGSGRRQDWDNPADDEANAKKAASKKADKIERKAAKNQNHAETAH encoded by the exons GCGGGCTTGGAACTCGGCACTGGGTTACGTTCATGCTGTTTCTCGGAATGGCAAACGCTTACATCATGAGGACGAACATGTCGGTCGCCATCGTTGCTATGGTCAACCACACAGCTCTTACTGTCATCGCTGAAGAGATAGACACCGAATGCGGCCCAGTCAATCCTAACAAAACCAGC gTGGTCTCAACCCAAGACGGCGACTACGCCTGGGACTCTTCATTACAAGGCTATATTTTATCGTCGTTTTTCTACGGTTATGTCATCACACAAATTCCTTTCGGGATTCTGTCGAAGAG GTTCGGAGCTCGCTTGTTCCTCGGAGTGGGTATGCTGATAAACTCGGTGTTCGGTCTGCTAGTGCCGGTCGCCGCCGAAGCTGGGTACGGATGGCTCATCGTCGTCAGGTTCATACAAGGGCTGGGAGAG GGGCCCATCGTGCCGTGCACTCACGCTATGCTAGCCAAGTGGGTGCCGCCGAATGAGAGAAGTAGAATGGGTGCTGCCGTATATGCCG GTGCTCAGTTCGGTACGGTTATATCTATGCCGCTGTCCGGTCTGCTGTCGGCGTATGGTTTCGCCGGCGGCTGGCCCTCGATCTTCTACGTGTTTGGCATGATCGGAACGGTCTGGTGCCTCGCGTTCCTGTTCTTCGTATCCGAGGACCCCGAACAGTGTCCCCGGATCAAAGAGACCGAGAAGAAGTACATCGTCAGCTCTCTTTGGGGTGCCGCCGGATCTAGC TCGCCACCCATACCCTGGGGCAAGATTCTTACTTCGATGCCGTTCTGGGCGATTATGTTGGCCCACATCGGACAGAACTACGGCTATGAGACTCTGCTCACCGAATTGCCAACATTTATGAGACAAGTTCTACACTTCTCCATCAAAGAT AACGGTTTCGTTTCGGCCTTGCCGTATCTGTGCATGTGGTTGTTCTCGATGTTCATATCTGTGGTCGCCGACTGGATGTTGTCCAGTGGACGATTCAACCACACTCAGGTCAGGAAGATTATTAACAGCATTG GTCAGTATGGTCCGGCGGCGGGCTTGTTCATCGCCGCGAACACGGGATGTAACCCGGCGGCCACCGTGGCGATATTGGCTGTGGGCGTCGGACTCAACGGTGGTATCTACTCTGGCTTCAAG GTTAACCACTTGGATATTTCGCCACGTTTCGCCGGCATTCTGATGGCGTTCACCAACTGTCTCGCCAACTTGATGGGGCTGTTGGCTCCCATCGTCGCTGGACACATCATTGAGGGCAGA CCCACTCAAGCGCAATGGAGGAAAGTGTTCTACATCGCGGGCGGAGTTTACGTTGTCTGTGCCACGTTCTACAACATCTTCGGTTCGGGCAGGAGACAGGACTGGGACAACCCCGCCGACGACGAAGCCAATGCCAAGAAGGCTGCCAGCAAGAAAGCCGATAAGATCGAGAGGAAAGCCGCCAAGAATCAAAATCACGCGGAAACAGCGCACTGA
- the LOC100500932 gene encoding inorganic phosphate co-transporter isoform X2 has translation MGLNLEDDKRPSKLAIMDEDSSDKPSGLGTRHWVTFMLFLGMANAYIMRTNMSVAIVAMVNHTALTVIAEEIDTECGPVNPNKTSVVSTQDGDYAWDSSLQGYILSSFFYGYVITQIPFGILSKRFGARLFLGVGMLINSVFGLLVPVAAEAGYGWLIVVRFIQGLGEGPIVPCTHAMLAKWVPPNERSRMGAAVYAGAQFGTVISMPLSGLLSAYGFAGGWPSIFYVFGMIGTVWCLAFLFFVSEDPEQCPRIKETEKKYIVSSLWGAAGSSSPPIPWGKILTSMPFWAIMLAHIGQNYGYETLLTELPTFMRQVLHFSIKDNGFVSALPYLCMWLFSMFISVVADWMLSSGRFNHTQVRKIINSIGQYGPAAGLFIAANTGCNPAATVAILAVGVGLNGGIYSGFKVNHLDISPRFAGILMAFTNCLANLMGLLAPIVAGHIIEGRPTQAQWRKVFYIAGGVYVVCATFYNIFGSGRRQDWDNPADDEANAKKAASKKADKIERKAAKNQNHAETAH, from the exons GCGGGCTTGGAACTCGGCACTGGGTTACGTTCATGCTGTTTCTCGGAATGGCAAACGCTTACATCATGAGGACGAACATGTCGGTCGCCATCGTTGCTATGGTCAACCACACAGCTCTTACTGTCATCGCTGAAGAGATAGACACCGAATGCGGCCCAGTCAATCCTAACAAAACCAGC gTGGTCTCAACCCAAGACGGCGACTACGCCTGGGACTCTTCATTACAAGGCTATATTTTATCGTCGTTTTTCTACGGTTATGTCATCACACAAATTCCTTTCGGGATTCTGTCGAAGAG GTTCGGAGCTCGCTTGTTCCTCGGAGTGGGTATGCTGATAAACTCGGTGTTCGGTCTGCTAGTGCCGGTCGCCGCCGAAGCTGGGTACGGATGGCTCATCGTCGTCAGGTTCATACAAGGGCTGGGAGAG GGGCCCATCGTGCCGTGCACTCACGCTATGCTAGCCAAGTGGGTGCCGCCGAATGAGAGAAGTAGAATGGGTGCTGCCGTATATGCCG GTGCTCAGTTCGGTACGGTTATATCTATGCCGCTGTCCGGTCTGCTGTCGGCGTATGGTTTCGCCGGCGGCTGGCCCTCGATCTTCTACGTGTTTGGCATGATCGGAACGGTCTGGTGCCTCGCGTTCCTGTTCTTCGTATCCGAGGACCCCGAACAGTGTCCCCGGATCAAAGAGACCGAGAAGAAGTACATCGTCAGCTCTCTTTGGGGTGCCGCCGGATCTAGC TCGCCACCCATACCCTGGGGCAAGATTCTTACTTCGATGCCGTTCTGGGCGATTATGTTGGCCCACATCGGACAGAACTACGGCTATGAGACTCTGCTCACCGAATTGCCAACATTTATGAGACAAGTTCTACACTTCTCCATCAAAGAT AACGGTTTCGTTTCGGCCTTGCCGTATCTGTGCATGTGGTTGTTCTCGATGTTCATATCTGTGGTCGCCGACTGGATGTTGTCCAGTGGACGATTCAACCACACTCAGGTCAGGAAGATTATTAACAGCATTG GTCAGTATGGTCCGGCGGCGGGCTTGTTCATCGCCGCGAACACGGGATGTAACCCGGCGGCCACCGTGGCGATATTGGCTGTGGGCGTCGGACTCAACGGTGGTATCTACTCTGGCTTCAAG GTTAACCACTTGGATATTTCGCCACGTTTCGCCGGCATTCTGATGGCGTTCACCAACTGTCTCGCCAACTTGATGGGGCTGTTGGCTCCCATCGTCGCTGGACACATCATTGAGGGCAGA CCCACTCAAGCGCAATGGAGGAAAGTGTTCTACATCGCGGGCGGAGTTTACGTTGTCTGTGCCACGTTCTACAACATCTTCGGTTCGGGCAGGAGACAGGACTGGGACAACCCCGCCGACGACGAAGCCAATGCCAAGAAGGCTGCCAGCAAGAAAGCCGATAAGATCGAGAGGAAAGCCGCCAAGAATCAAAATCACGCGGAAACAGCGCACTGA